AACAGGTGAGAGCCGTCTGACATTTCCTGATTACGTCACAGAGCTGCTTTGGTTACAAGGTGTCGCCAAATGTttctttaaaagtaaaaataaataaataaatacaaatattataATTGTTCCTTTGCTGGTTTCTGCACAGACGCACATTAATGCAGAAGTTGAGTCACAACTACTGAATCACAGCTTTCTGTCAGCTCCTGAGTGTGCAGCCTGCTGGCTGTAAGGGCCACGCTGCCACCGAGCGCTGATTGGTTAACCCTTTCAGAAGGCTTTAACCTCAGGAGCTTTAAGTCTCCACTTTTTCACATTTAATTAGGACTTTTATTAATTGCCCTAaacttatatatttaaatatgatTGAATTTCTTCTTCAAATTACTAAGAATATCTTAAAATGATGGAGACCACTTGctaagaaaaggtcaaaggtcaatatAAGATTAATTTCATGAACACGAAGGGTTAATTTAATGCCACTAATTGAAGCACAGCAGTCATGTGCTCTTTAATTGGTCCAAAATTCACTGAGTTTGTTATTAATACAGCTCAGATTATGTAAATGACTTTACATTTTGCTGTAGTATTAAATAATCAAAGCTTTACAGCTGCAGTTAACCCTTTCATTACCTTAATTGTCTCGTGCAGTTTGTTGTCTTATGTTGTGAAATGGGGCATCTTCTCCTCCAGATCACTTTCTGTGAAATTAAGGACACAAGTAGGAGACACAACACGACATCAGTGCAAATTTAGGAGGATTTAATTGCTGTCAGGTACCAAAAATGAAGCAGAATAGGCCTTTTATCGACGTCATGGCAGGAAAAGGAAAACTGGAAGGACATTTACTGGTAGAATAAATGTATTTcagcaaaaaaatgaaaaaaaactgtccatttaaaaatggtaaattcttcaaaatatgacatttaaGAAAGCCTTATGGGGCTTTAAAATCATTCAACATGATTTTCTAAGTGCAGGTTTCACAAGTACTTAGATTAGTTAATCGTTTCCTGTTATTTTTGTTGATTACAAGCAtttaaactgaacatttaaagtTATCCTGAAGCTAAAGGGTTAAAAGTGAGCGTCAGTGCTTTTAGTCCATAGTGGTGGTGCTGAAATCAGAAGGATGGTTGTTATGGGCGGTGTTTTTATTGTGGGCATATTACCGCCCCCCTCTGGTGGTCACGGGGATTTACAAAGAAAGGAACGAGACCGTGCAGTGAGTGTTGGGCCTGTTTCCACTCGCTCAACCTTCTGGTCATCAGCTGTGTGGTTTCTCTGTGTCACCGCAGCACCGCTGATGTGATTAGCTTTGTTGGGACTATATTAGTTTGAGACGCCACGGCACCCACCGGGTCTTTTCTGACAATTACAGGAAAATGAGAGGACTGAGAGTGCAGTCTTTGTAGAAAACACCCACATATAGTTCTGTGTTAATAACCACTGGGCGTCATCAGCTCTTTACAGCAGTCAGTTTAAACTTCCACAATCTTCCTGTGAACTGAAGACTGAAAGCAGTTCCAGAGAAGCTGCTGTTACACAATGAATGCGTTTGTCAGCTCAGTCGGCCGtgccatgtttgtttttgttcctgtACTGCGGCTATAGAGCGTCTCTGTCCCGCCCTGAAGCTACTCCGGCTGTCTCGGTGCGCGTCCTCTTTGCCTCTGAGGAGCTATCTGCTCGGGCCatagaaacacagagagagcagCTTGGTGCTGAATGCAGCTGGGTTATgctgaaagagagagaaactgtTAACTCCTTCACTGCTGAAAAGTGTAGCCAGCGAGGGACAAAAATCTGTTCACTTCCTGGTTCAGAATCAGTAACATGAGACGTTTTTGTTGGATCCAAGCGTGCTGTctgaatctctctctctctcttttgtttcAGGAATCATCCTCATCAGGACCACCATCCATATTTTCATAGTTCCAGTGTGAACGTGAAGAGAGCAAATTTGATGTAAGCTTCAGCAGCACCTTTCTGTCACAGTCAACACACAACAGTCCTCTGTCATGTTGGAAACTCTGTGAAACTGCCATGAAATGCTTATTTTCTGTGGCTGTCACAGCACAGCGAGTGTCAGCTGTGAATAAATGCTGCTGTTAGATCTGCTTTTCTATGAAACAGCTGAGACGTTAGACTTCTAACACACCCACTTTGCCTGGTGAATCACAGCCAGGGGTTGATTGGGGTTGATCAATTGATAAatgtattattgttattattattagtattatgaATAAAGGATCCACACTAGGCTTCTATGACATAAATTATATTTCACTGCATTCATTTACAGTTTAGCTTCACTTAAATATGTTTATACAGCATTATTGTTGACGGGTCAACCAGcataatatcaccaaccatgaTCGGGACATTTTATGTCTTTGCCTCAGACTGAAACAATaggcttttttctttattattatatttattaaattGCTTTTTTCCGCCATTCATTAAATTTTACATGAATGTCATACATGGGAGtctaaatatgtttgttttattaaaagtaaaactataaaaaaaaaatccatgttaATGGATATCAGTGAGAGCAGATATCACTGATATGGTCCACTCAGGTACGCAGCTTTGGTGATAACCACACAAGCACCACCCACTGGCTGTTTGTTTTGGTTGGGGACATAGCCAATTAGACTGAATGTGAACTGAGGGAGCTACACAAGATAAACACAAACCATTTAGAACTCTGGATCACGCAAAGCTGCTCTGGTACAGGCTAAGAATAAGAGTGAAATTGGAAATGAGCAGAATAATGAAAGCATAACTTCTTATGTTTGCCTTTTTAAATTTTGCATGTTCACCTTTTAGATCTAGGGCTCTCTGACTCATAGCCAGAAACTTCtgctaacaaaaaaagaagattatgTCGATAACTCCCTCTCATGTCAGTCATATTGTAGTTAGTCTCATTATCAAGTGACACAAAGTCAACTGCAAACCAGGGTCCCTGGCCCCGAAATGTTTGAAACCCCCTACTTTAGATAACTCAACAAAATAGATGGCGTTTTCTTATCtttgttaaagaaaaatattgaaTGTACCGTCTAAAGATCAGGGAAATCTAAAGCAAAAGCACGAGTGTATTTATGTAGCAGTAAATTTAAAGAATGTAATAATCCAAATCTGAGATCAAACATGTACCCAAACTGACATTTTGATAGATGCACAGGATCGAAATGCATAAAACTAACCTAATCTTTAATTGTCACAGATCACGTCCCACTTCTTGACTCTGTGACCTCAGCACCTGCACCTCAGCCATGATGGATGAGGAGATCATCGAGGAGAAGGCCAAGCTGAAGCAGGGTCTGGTCAAAGTTCTCCAGTGTGTGGCCACCATCTCCTCAGCTGCTGCTGTAGTTAACCCCATCTTTGGTGTTGCTGGTTCCCTGATCCGGGTGGTGCTGCACCACATTGATGATGAGGACATTCGTACTCTGAAGCGCGAGTTTGCATCAGTCAACCGGGGGTTGGACCAGCTCTCGGAGCTGAACCGCAGCACGCTTGTGCAGATCGAGAAGGAAACGCTGGCCAACCAGTACAATCAGGTTGAGGAGAACCTGAAGCACCAGTTCAGAAAGTTCATGGAGATGGTGGAGGCACGGCCGCAGCACCGCGAGAGCAAGAAAGACGACTTTGAGGAGAGTTACGCCAACGATCTGGGTGACCAGAACCTGCACACGCTGTATGATGGCGTGGTGGGGAAACGCAAGCTGTTCAGTAGACCCATCCTGGAGGTCTACTTGAAATACTCGCAAGGCGATCGCCAGACAATGGAGCGACTGTGCACGCGCCTCACCTACCTGTTCTGCATCGGGCTCATCGCCCTCATGGGGTACGCGGCCGTCATCGGAGATGACGAGGAGGGCCTGAGCGAGGAGTGGGCTGAGAAGATGGAGCACATACAGGAGAAAATGCAGGAAGCTCTTAGTAGGTGCAACTGAAGAACCGTGAAGAGTCGTCGTCTCTGCTTCATCAGtgcttttcttcactttttgGACTCGCGGGTCCACATTCCTGCTGtaactttctttcattttctctccCAATGACAACATCTCACTTCACTGCTTAAAAGCCTGGTGATTGCTGCACATGTGAGCTGTGTGTGAGACGTGAGCATGGCCCGTTTCCTGCTGCTTTGACATCGACTGGCTGATTcctcaacttaaaaaaaaaaaaaaaatcatggcaAGAAAAGATATATTAATCATCCATGGGATCAGTATGCTGCGCTAAAGAAATTGCACACACATAATTatacaaaaaacattaaaaagtaagtttttttttcattccagGGCATCAAATACTCCTGTTCTCAGTTGCTCACACAAGGTGTGCCAGACTTTGGCAGATAGAAGATTTTAGTTCATGTCCTTTATTGGACATTTTTGCTTGCTGATTAATTTGCACCTGGCTTAGTTTAAGCAAAGTCCCTATGGTTATTTATTTGGGACCAGTCTAACctgattttaaaaacacaaaacactttaaaaagttTAACAACTTGActccaaaataagaaaaagctttaaaaagctTTTCCTCCATTGAAGTTGCAGATATGTCTCTAAAATTTCTGTTCAGGATTCTTTGAGTGCCACAATCTTAGTTTGGTACCAAATACAGCCCCCTACCCAGTGTGTTTAAATGTGACACTAAAGTGTCCTTTACAAGTATTTGTATGTGACGTGTTGACAGTGAGTGAGCCGTCTCGTTATTGCTTTAACCAGTGCTCGTTCACATCTGCTCTGTCTCTGGGAGAGTCTGGTGGCTTTGAGGGAAAATAAACAGAAGCATTTGAAACCCTTGGAATGAGAACTGAGTGTCAATCCAGCAGCTCCATATTTAAACGTAATCTATTACTGAGCTTCCCGCAGCTTTACATGCAGTCTGTTCCAGCCAAATGCACTTTGTGAAAATATATTACACTACAAGAAAATCAGTGTGGCGGCAGGAGAAACCAGCCTTCAGATGAAAGAGTTCAACTAAAAACGAGGATCCCAAAACCTCATATCTACGAATCTAATAACCAACTACTGTGATATAATCCTTTATTGAATATAATCAATCATGTCATCTTATGCAAATGATCAAAATCTGTGCCACAGATGTCTTGTTCTTACGttaaatttattttacactaaagtgatgctgctgtgctgagttctttattttctttcctttagtGCAGAAAATATTTGAAACATTAAGACACTACAGATTTTTCATGCAGCACTACACCTGCCAATAACGAGCACTTCACTGGAGCAAGAAGCACTGAATATGTCATTATTTACCATTTAGGAGGTCAAATTAAGCAATGGCTGCAGTTCAGTTTCCCCAACCTGTAATacacacctgtaatacacacctgtggtatttgagtttctAACAGAGCTCTCGTTCTGTGCAGTTGTGCCACTCATACTTTTCTATTTAATGTGCACTACAACTTTTTCGCGATGGAGGAAATGCACCAAGTATGTAAGGAGATATCAGAGGGTTTCTTTGGTGGGAGGTTTTTAACATCTGTTGAGCCGTCATTATTCAAGGGGTTTTCTTTTAGGCGATCCTGATCAACTATGTATCATTTTTAGCGCTTTTTGTCCTTTCCTATCTGAACAACAGTGCCTAAATGTcccattttttgtatttttattaagGGGTTTGTTTTAATCATGTAAGTATGCAGTCTTTATGTTTTGAGCAATTTGTCTCTTATTTTTCTAGAAAACTGGTGATGCCAAAAGTATCAGATGGTTGGTCGGTTTACTGCATTAGAACACAACGTCAGTTGTCACAGTGTTTGCTAGAAAAGTTAGCAAGTAACACCCcagttaatattattttttatatatatatatatatatagccaTACTTTCCTCCTACTTTTTAAATACATAGACTCTGTTACAGACTGGTTTATGGTTCTGTTGCAGTGTGCCGCCATCTTGTTATAACATTATATGCTACATAAATATAGTTAAAATTCTGTTGATATTTTGGGAGATCATATGGCCCTCTTTTTTGTAATGCCCTGTATGTGAACATGTTGCCTTTTTGTTCTGGAAATTTGATGGCTGATTGTATATGCACCATAAATAAACATCAATAAATAATACTGACTTGGCATACTGAACTATTTAACAGCAATAAGAATGGatcagtgtgtttgtgattaAGAAAAAGTCTATTTTCTTATGTTAAAAAGCTCCTGCCACTATGAAAGTGTGCATGTAACTGAGTTATTCGCACATACAGGTGACCAGACGTCCCTTTATTTGTGGGACGcatcatttttttgttaaatctcATCTGTCATCTTACATTTTGATTGGCTCTAACGGTCTCGTTTCTGAGTCAGCACTGCTGTGAAAAAAGCAGGTATGGCTGACACGATCAGGTTGATCTGTCGCCCTCTACAGCCAAAGGGAGAACATTACAGCTCACCACAGTATCACAGGTTTTGCAGTTTACAGCAGAACATGATGGAAACGTCATAATAAAAGACAAAGCTACAGTAAGACTAGAAACCTACTTATAATAGAATTAACCTATTTTCTGATATTCGTGGATGGAACAGCAGATTTGCTGTATAAGACATGCTCCTCTTTGTGCTCATTATTATATTTACTTGGAAGGTTGGCAAAGTTAGTGTTTTTGAGTCTCTGTTGGGTGTAGGAGGACTTAGCTGGCCTGCACAGAGCCCTGACCTTTTACCCAGTACTAGTCATCAGTACTGGATGTGATTTACTTTCTACAACAAGGTTCTGCAATCTGATGGGAAGCACTTCCAAAGTAGAAAAGGTTtggaatttattaaaaaaaacattttcagcagATTTGGGTCGATTTGGGTcgtttttagttatttatttcttttactcTTTTGTAGTCTAAAAATGCTGAACTAGCCAAAGAACTGGtttaaatatgtaataaatgtggcatttaaaatgtagaaactaagaaaatgtgttttgggAACACAAATGTAATAAATTAAATGCCATAAAAAGAATGTTTTGGGGCCCAGAAATTAGGTTTAAGATATATTGTTAAAGATTTACAGAGAAAGACCCAATTTTAGTGCAGCAAGGAGGAAAATGGTGATTGCTCAGTTACATTAAGGTGTGTAGTgcacaaaactaaataaaaaagatcaaaactgaaaataaaacgcTCTTTAGTAATGTATCTGTGACATGAATTATTGTTGTGttccagtttcttttttttcatgctgacatttttttaatttatttaacattttgtgagttttagttattttgtccaaatacataaaatcaaaacCATCCATcaatcatcatcatctccttGCAAAACATGTAAAACGAACAAAACAAGTTATAGCTCGTTTAATTTGAGCTATGAATAAGAATGTTGTTATTACGGCTCCTCTGGTGCAGCAAAGAGAAGTGTACGCTGAAGTGCAGTTTACTCATTTGTACGCAAGAGGGCGTTAGTACTTCACTTGCGTCACCATTACACCTGTTTTTTCGGAGCTCCTTCAGGGTCCACGGAGTCACATCTGTGTATCAAAGCTGTCAGACTAATAAAAGCTGTTTCCATTTTTAGAGGCCAAATAAATCTGCTGGAAAACCCGAAATTAATTTACAAACGAGTGAAAAACAAAACGCCTCAGGTGAGGTAAGCAGGGCGCATCGCCGAGGTTAAGTCCCTCTGGTATGGCCCTCATGCATTATTATCCAGATGAACAGGTTTGACTCACAGCTCAGAGTTGGGGgatcaaaacaggaaaatgcgCATTACGGGCATTTGCAGTGCGGATTACTGAGACACAAAGATTTTGAGGCGCTTACCTGCGCTGCAGATTAATGAGTTCTTGTGAACCACCGACGCACATCCTCTGTCATGTGATGgagctttttttcctcccctctccGTGAAACGAGATCCTTTCaaataatctaaaaaaaaaaaaggattatttGAAAATTTTAAAAGCTCTCCGTCACATATCGAACATGAATCCGTACATATGATGTGAAATATTTGATGAGCTGAAGGAGAAACGATTTTTTCCCAAAAGAGAGGTTTTAGCCTCGGCGCTCAGGGCGCGTCGTGTGCGCACTGAAAAGGCGGGGGTGAGAGGTTTAATTTAATCTCGGCCTCATCAGAATGATGAAAAATGACAACATATGGTCTTTAGATTTTAAGAGATGTTTCACGGATGTAtatacatttatgataaatctGAACAGAGAATGATGACATAGTGATGCGCAGTAGTTCTAAAAAtacacagtgggtagttgtcaGATTCCCCTCCCTGATTATTTAAAATATCCTTTACCGTGATAACATTTTCACAACAGTATTAAAGCTTTAAAGGCTCTGAGCATTGAGGTTTCTAAAACTGCAGAAGGTCAAAGAAATTCGTTAATGATCCGAAACGCggttgaggtgaaaaggaaaatCAGTGCATCGTATTCAGACGCtaaagagacaaaagacaacAGTTTTTCGATCGTCTTACCTCAACTTTTGGATCATTTTCACAGCAGCTGAGGCACAAAATGGTGAGAAAACGGTGCAAGAACGCTGCCCCAGaacaaaaaggagaagaagaagaaaaacgcccacaagaaaaacattttgattAATTTCCGTTCTGTTGAAGAAGTTAAACCTTCCAGTCATGGTGACCTGACTGAAAAGAAAATGGACCCACCACAGATTTTACCCTGCGCAGTTTTgcgctctcctcctcctcctctctctctttccattTATCTCTCCTTCTCGCGCGCTCTCTCCCCCTTTGCAGACATTCAGTGCGCATCTCCGCTCTCAGTCCGGTTTTGGACCCTTCTCAGCAGTGCATGAGAGAACCGTGGGAATTTTCTCAAACTTGAAGGGGGGGAATCGTGTCTGCAGCTGTTGGAGCTTATCAGCCGCGAAGGAGCAGTAGAAGCATTTCATTCAGGTATAGAAAAAACACTGTTACTATAAGAATGTCATGAATGTTTATCTTTCTCCCTCATCAGAAGGGTTAACATGCTCCAAGGTGTGTCCGATCCTCTCAGGGGATATGCGCGTAAAAAGATCCACGTTGCGCATTTCTTTTGAGCGCGCATGGCAGATAAAAATGCTTCAGTTCGGGCACACGGAATTCCCATCCTTAGAATATTTACTTAAACCTTGTTGTTCATAGTTGCTATCTTATTGCGCACATGTTTATCTTTATTAATACAACAAATTACGAGgccttttaaaatgtaaacaaaatgaaTGATGATTTGTTTCAGGTTGTCGGTGACGCAGATTCGAGTTCAGACACAGATAGCGTCTGAACTGGGATTGCACAGTAATTTATGCATGTCAGACTGAAAGATGAAAGCCGTTTTTTAAACATGGTTTGGCCTTGGTCTGCGAATCTAAGATGAGTCACAGCCAAGGGCATCTTCTCATCCAGGCCCCCATTTTGTTCACATGACATCATCATCTACATCCTTTTGGATGCgtagtttaaaaaatgaaatgtattCCAAGGACATAATGGTGCCCATCAGAGCAGGAGACGCAATgtgaccaaaaaacaaaacaaaacaccaaaccATTCTCTAAAAATGCTGAATTTCATCTTGAACTCAGATTTCTGAcatctcatctctcctccacttcTGAAAGAAAGAGTCTTTGATATAAGATTAAATTGATCTTTTCTactatttacaaaataaatatagaGAGTTGGCTTTaatatatttagaaaaaaggtCCTTACCAGTGTGAAGCAACACAGTATTAAACTGTAGAGCATTACTGCTCTTAAATTCAGTGCACACACTACAATTACTAACCAGGTAAAgttaaagcttttattttaaagcaacaccaatgtttttcattttcacacacatgcagttCAGTTGAGCTTTGTTCCTGCAACATCATCTGTCGTCTTAATATTAAATGCAGATACAGAAGTGGCTTTCAAAGTAAGGACCAGGGACCCCCAGGGGTCTGCAACAAACTGCTAACAAATCTGGAAATTGATTTACTATAAATAATAtgccaacaaaacaaacttaaTGTGTCAAATAGTGTGTTccgaccaacacaaagtctcactCTGCATTGGACCATTTTGTGCTCCATAATTATTCTCGTCTAACAGCCAGTGGGGAACCATCGCCTTTCAAAGTACAGCCAACAGTTGGAACAGGAACATTTCCAGAAGTTAGAAATTTTCTGTAGTTTTCTGCAAGCTACCTCCATTTTCTGCTCTCTTTATAAAAAGGGAAGTTGGAtcatatttctatttttaattcTTGGTAAATTCAGGTTATGAAAAAATCTCAGCTGACACGAGGTCATAACAGTCTGAAGAGAATTATTTGCTGAAGCTGGATTTGTTTCATCTAATCAAGCCGTTCCACAACGTTTGGTCTGAACAactcaattcatttttatttatatagtgccataTCACAACATATGTAAACATATGAGCAGAGTGCAAAAGGTAGAATCCCACATTTAATTGGTGCTTGGATTATTCCATcctttctccctttctttcttgTAAGGGACTCATTGCACAACAAAAGGAACTTTTGATTTACAGTGTGGAATTTTtcaaaaaactaacaaaaaactggaaaagtatTTTCATGGTGCAGACATTTATATTCAGACCATACTCCATCTAATCTTTGACTACTGGACTACCAGTTACTCAGATGAAATAATCTGAGAGACACTATACCGTTTCGTGGCAAAGTTTGAGAAATGACCACTTTCTCCTCATCCAAATGAAGATCATAGATGGAAAGATATTATGAGGgaaatttttatattattatgatAACAGCATAAAGAATCACTGCTTCATTTCTAAGTTTCTATCTATGTTTGACATATTTTGCTTCTCTGTATCCCAGAACATGACTAATCCACTGGAGAAGGTTGTGGCCCAGAAGAAGGAGGCCATTGAGGCAGTGATGGATATGTTTCAGAGGGGGGCCGAGGTGCTGGCCAGTGCTGTGGGTGAGCTCTTTCCTCTTTGTGAGGCTGCTGCTCCTGTCCTGCGTCTGGCCTTAGATAATGTTCAGAGCAAAGAGGTCTTCTATGTCAAAGAACAGTTTCTGACAGTGAAGAACAAGCTTGATGTGCTCTCGAGTCAGCTGGAAGACATAGACTGCGAGCTCAAGAAGGGAAGACTGGACTCCCAGTACTTCTCTGTTGAGGAGAACATTCGGAACCAGTTTAGGAAGTATATGGATATACTGGAAGCAAAAGAGCAGTTCagggaggtgaagaagagaCTTTTCTTGGAGCACTTTGCCAAAACTGGAGGAGAGAAGAACCTGCTTGTGCTCTGTGATGCTCTCATGGGGACTAACTGCTTTGGAGAGCCCATTTTAGATGTGGTAGAAAGGTAAATTGTTCCATTTCATCACATTTATGCTTCTGGATTTACAAATCCCCACTGTCCATTTCTGTGGATGGGGTGTCAGATGAAAGTATGATGAAACTGCTCTTCTGTGTTGCAGGTATGTGGCACGGAACCGCCGCCTTCTGGAAGATTTCTGTGTTCGGATGAAGGAGCTTCTCTGCTTGGGTCTGATTGCTCTTCTGGGTCACTGTGCCTTAACACAGGGCCAAGAAGAAGAGCAGGACAAAATCCAAGAGTGGAGCAGCAAAACTGAAGAAGTTGAGTCCAGGATGAAGTCAGCCATTGAGTCTTGCATTGCTGCTTTTCCAGAACAAGCAAAATTAGACACCGAACGCCTCCTGAAGGAAAACCATGAAGAGAATCTTCAGGATTCAACTCAGCAGCTTTTAGAGTTCTTGGTGAAAAAGTACGACTGGGTCAGCTGGTCAGTGCGGCTGATCAACCATTCAGGCAGCACCTATCGAAACTGGCGAGCAGGGGAGCATTTTCATCATGTGGCAGGGCAGAACTGGTTCGAAGTGCTCCAGGTGAACAACATCAACCTGGTGGTGTCCTACAGCACCAAACCGCAGCCTGTGCCCTGCGACTGTATCAGGCAGGTGATGGAGGGTCAGGGGAAGAAGGGAAATGCCCCAGCTGTGGTGGAGGTGTTGGAGAAGCAGCTGTGCGGGTTTGTTGTTCATGCAGTCAGTCGTCACAAGGAGTCCGCGGCTGCGTGGAGCTTTCCTGAAGACTGTCATTACTGGGAGAGGCACAAGaatgtggctgtgtgtgtgcactcagAGTAAAGCTGCTAGATAATCCAGGTTTTAAGATTTTAAGGCAGTTTATCCAAATGAagacatttaacatttttgttgCTAAAAGGAAAATTGATGATACACTGCACTGATCATCAGATAATTTATATTAACACCAATCACACAAATGAAGCATTTTCAGGTATTAAGCCCAGACCTAATGCATTAATAGTGGGGGGAGATTTATTCATATTCTTGCTGATTATTTCCAGTCGATCGACAGATTAAAGAATACATTTAAGGGGtgaagagataaaaaaaatgaaattgaaaatATTACAAAGCACTTTTGTTTGCAAATAATTACATTGCTTCTATGCAAACTGAGATGCACCAGCATCTCTGACTGAAACTACATTTAATACAACAATTCTTTTAATTTCAGCTGTAGGGTTTGTTTGTAGTGACAGCGGACTGAATCAAACTGACACTGTTACACTTATTTTTAACATTCATTTTGTGAATGGAAGGTTTATTAAATGTGAAAGATTTCAGAATGCAGCTTATGttttaaaatctttgttttttagtctagaggtgttatttttaaatgagtTATGCCATAGTTTTACAGGTACAGCCCATTTGAGAACCGAATCGATTTGAC
The genomic region above belongs to Oreochromis niloticus isolate F11D_XX linkage group LG11, O_niloticus_UMD_NMBU, whole genome shotgun sequence and contains:
- the rpz gene encoding protein rapunzel — protein: MMDEEIIEEKAKLKQGLVKVLQCVATISSAAAVVNPIFGVAGSLIRVVLHHIDDEDIRTLKREFASVNRGLDQLSELNRSTLVQIEKETLANQYNQVEENLKHQFRKFMEMVEARPQHRESKKDDFEESYANDLGDQNLHTLYDGVVGKRKLFSRPILEVYLKYSQGDRQTMERLCTRLTYLFCIGLIALMGYAAVIGDDEEGLSEEWAEKMEHIQEKMQEALSRCN
- the LOC100701903 gene encoding uncharacterized protein LOC100701903 encodes the protein MTNPLEKVVAQKKEAIEAVMDMFQRGAEVLASAVGELFPLCEAAAPVLRLALDNVQSKEVFYVKEQFLTVKNKLDVLSSQLEDIDCELKKGRLDSQYFSVEENIRNQFRKYMDILEAKEQFREVKKRLFLEHFAKTGGEKNLLVLCDALMGTNCFGEPILDVVERYVARNRRLLEDFCVRMKELLCLGLIALLGHCALTQGQEEEQDKIQEWSSKTEEVESRMKSAIESCIAAFPEQAKLDTERLLKENHEENLQDSTQQLLEFLVKKYDWVSWSVRLINHSGSTYRNWRAGEHFHHVAGQNWFEVLQVNNINLVVSYSTKPQPVPCDCIRQVMEGQGKKGNAPAVVEVLEKQLCGFVVHAVSRHKESAAAWSFPEDCHYWERHKNVAVCVHSE